The Deltaproteobacteria bacterium genome has a window encoding:
- a CDS encoding PAS domain-containing protein translates to MAKILVADRDTGDALSLAAKIEKLGHRVLSVAGSAAQALEDMARLNPDLLFWDVSLTDEKEGPDLAGVLNRAGGAAMILTGAPARGKIAQRGKNGSPCSFLAKPVYKQNLKQAIGAALAERERETLLQNSLRLNSLLLDSLPYPALLINQQRVIIKANKAARLIGASEGAACWKIFSKNEIPAEIFSPCCGVTERPQEPARCDFCRLDEVLKTGQPTSNESVELDAKVYDFFWIPVDGGNLILHYAVDVTRRVRNQEELSWELAVNNTLCRLTEPIISVSSDLDAVADMVLAEAISLTASRSGYILEYGLGDMVKVLCSINDDVSAAGGLYGDFCLLNNDETDGSDEQSDPPPSGHTPSCYSDAYADPFVDFQGAPGRTLSVPVKMGTEAIGRIILAGRRDEYRARDFQAAHELASMYALAVQRRRCEDALAKSRQELEQKVSERTHELLEANRNLTREIEERKRMEGVLMQLAHTVSSSGGDEIFPMLAANIADILKVDFAMIGELSEDRQERVRTIAVMSGGEKMDNFEYALAGTPCAYVAGKNLCLYPDGVAGLFPEDTMLKQMNIEGYGGIPLFDSTGRLFGILAVMDTKPFSDTSFLVSMLRVFGIRAAAELERRNSEERVRTSRRMLQTIFDGIPEPLLMFSQDLAVHMLNRPAAAYFQTSNAGAVGRKCYEAFMGRDIPCEGCGIIKAIEEGASYRFERKSPHDPDRLEKVIIYPINSEASDSERFIVRIRDITEEKLLQRQLIQSEKLTTLGLLVSGIAHEINNPNSFITFNIPIMQDYVNAIMPIADAHFEDLHDAELFGMSYPEFREDLFRLLENIKHGSDRINAIVKKLKSFVKMDSVEEKAWFAPQSVIEKGVNMVRTQVNKKIRIITMDMEEDMPLVYSNPMVVEQVLINLLLNASHAADKADSWVKISASVRKGGQDILSIEVRDNGCGMEPEVKRKLFRPFFTSHSAGDGTGLGLYITKNLIEGLGGNIEVESTPGLGSTFQISMPVTPRRKTTEQAAG, encoded by the coding sequence ATGGCGAAGATACTGGTTGCGGACAGGGATACCGGCGATGCCTTGTCCCTGGCGGCAAAAATCGAAAAGCTGGGGCATCGGGTGTTGTCAGTGGCCGGGTCTGCCGCACAGGCCCTGGAGGACATGGCAAGGCTCAACCCCGATCTTCTTTTTTGGGATGTGTCCCTCACCGATGAAAAGGAAGGCCCGGACCTGGCCGGTGTGCTGAACCGGGCGGGCGGGGCGGCCATGATCCTGACCGGCGCTCCTGCAAGGGGCAAAATTGCCCAACGGGGTAAAAACGGATCCCCTTGTTCCTTTCTGGCCAAGCCTGTTTACAAGCAGAACCTGAAACAGGCCATAGGAGCGGCCCTGGCCGAAAGGGAAAGGGAAACCCTTCTTCAAAACAGCCTCAGGCTGAATTCATTGCTTCTTGACAGCCTGCCGTATCCGGCCCTTTTGATAAATCAGCAGCGAGTGATCATAAAGGCCAATAAGGCGGCGCGTCTGATTGGCGCTTCCGAGGGCGCCGCCTGCTGGAAGATTTTTTCAAAAAATGAAATTCCTGCTGAAATCTTCTCCCCATGCTGCGGAGTGACAGAAAGGCCCCAGGAACCAGCCCGTTGCGACTTTTGCCGATTGGACGAAGTTTTGAAGACAGGACAGCCGACAAGTAATGAGTCGGTTGAACTGGATGCAAAAGTTTATGATTTTTTCTGGATTCCGGTGGATGGTGGAAACCTGATTCTGCATTACGCAGTGGATGTGACCAGGCGGGTGCGCAACCAGGAGGAGCTTTCCTGGGAACTGGCCGTCAACAATACCCTTTGCCGTCTTACAGAGCCCATTATCAGCGTTTCGTCCGATCTGGATGCCGTGGCCGACATGGTGCTGGCCGAGGCCATATCCCTTACGGCGAGCAGGAGCGGGTATATTCTTGAATATGGCTTGGGCGATATGGTGAAGGTTTTATGCAGCATCAACGATGATGTCTCTGCAGCCGGGGGCCTTTACGGGGATTTCTGCCTTCTGAACAACGATGAAACGGATGGATCTGACGAACAGTCCGACCCGCCGCCTTCCGGCCACACACCCTCCTGTTATTCCGATGCATATGCCGACCCGTTCGTTGACTTCCAGGGCGCCCCTGGCAGGACATTGTCGGTGCCGGTGAAAATGGGAACTGAGGCAATAGGCCGGATAATCCTTGCAGGCAGGAGGGATGAATACCGGGCCAGGGATTTCCAGGCCGCCCACGAGCTGGCTTCAATGTATGCACTGGCCGTCCAGAGGCGCAGGTGCGAGGACGCACTTGCCAAGAGCCGGCAGGAACTGGAGCAAAAGGTTTCCGAGCGGACTCACGAGCTTTTGGAGGCCAACCGGAATCTCACCCGCGAAATTGAGGAACGGAAACGGATGGAAGGCGTTCTCATGCAGCTCGCCCACACCGTTTCCTCATCCGGGGGGGACGAGATTTTCCCGATGCTGGCCGCAAACATCGCGGATATCCTCAAAGTCGATTTCGCCATGATCGGCGAGCTTTCCGAGGACCGTCAGGAAAGGGTCCGAACGATAGCGGTCATGTCGGGCGGCGAGAAGATGGACAACTTCGAATACGCGCTCGCCGGAACCCCCTGCGCCTACGTGGCGGGTAAAAATCTCTGCCTGTACCCGGATGGCGTGGCCGGTCTCTTTCCCGAAGACACCATGCTGAAGCAGATGAACATAGAAGGTTACGGCGGCATACCCCTGTTCGATTCCACGGGCCGCCTGTTCGGCATACTGGCCGTAATGGACACCAAGCCCTTTTCCGACACCAGCTTCTTGGTTTCCATGCTGAGGGTCTTCGGAATAAGGGCCGCCGCCGAGTTGGAGCGCCGGAACAGCGAGGAGCGAGTACGAACCAGCAGGAGAATGCTCCAGACCATTTTCGACGGAATCCCTGAGCCCCTCCTGATGTTTTCCCAGGACCTGGCCGTCCACATGCTGAATCGTCCGGCTGCCGCCTATTTCCAGACAAGCAACGCGGGCGCGGTGGGCCGGAAATGCTACGAGGCCTTCATGGGCAGGGACATCCCCTGCGAAGGATGCGGCATAATAAAGGCTATCGAGGAGGGGGCCTCGTACCGGTTCGAGCGCAAGAGCCCCCATGATCCCGACCGGCTTGAAAAAGTGATAATCTATCCCATAAACTCCGAAGCGTCCGACTCCGAGCGTTTCATAGTGCGCATAAGGGACATTACGGAGGAAAAACTTCTCCAGCGCCAGTTGATTCAAAGCGAGAAACTAACCACCCTGGGGCTGCTGGTTTCGGGAATAGCCCATGAAATCAACAACCCCAACAGCTTCATCACCTTCAACATCCCCATAATGCAGGATTACGTGAACGCCATCATGCCCATCGCCGACGCCCACTTTGAGGATTTGCATGATGCGGAGCTTTTCGGAATGAGCTACCCTGAGTTCAGGGAAGATCTTTTTCGCCTGCTGGAAAACATCAAGCACGGCTCGGATCGCATCAACGCAATCGTAAAGAAGCTCAAAAGTTTCGTCAAAATGGATTCCGTGGAGGAGAAAGCCTGGTTCGCTCCCCAGTCGGTCATTGAAAAGGGCGTCAACATGGTCAGAACCCAGGTCAACAAGAAGATCAGAATAATCACCATGGACATGGAAGAGGACATGCCGCTGGTTTACAGCAACCCCATGGTGGTGGAGCAGGTTCTCATCAACCTCCTTCTGAACGCCTCCCACGCCGCCGACAAGGCCGACTCGTGGGTGAAGATTTCGGCCTCGGTGCGAAAGGGCGGGCAGGACATCCTTTCCATTGAGGTAAGGGACAACGGCTGCGGAATGGAGCCGGAGGTCAAAAGGAAGCTGTTCAGGCCATTTTTCACCAGCCATTCGGCGGGAGACGGAACCGGGCTCGGCCTTTACATCACCAAGAACCTCATAGAGGGCCTTGGCGGCAACATAGAAGTGGAGAGCACCCCCGGCCTCGGAAGCACCTTTCAGATCAGCATGCCGGTAACGCCAAGGCGGAAAACCACGGAGCAGGCGGCGGGCTGA
- the dctP gene encoding TRAP transporter substrate-binding protein DctP: MRTIKPLCIPLVMILALAFSVAAVPEAQAAKTALKIATLAPKDLGWAVSFQKYINPWLQRGTNDTVAIKVFWGGVMGNDDDYLRKMRVGQLQGAGLSGQGSTKACPEFSVVGLPFLFNNYDEVDYIRSMMFATFDYYFTESGYKLFLWIDQDFDLFYSTKYRFDKLEDFKAARILTWYGPQEATMLRALGASPVPLAVTDAPASKRAGIIDTNIAPAIWQVGSQLYTIDKYVNTMKIRYSPATVVLTNAAWDAIPEKYQDKLMDEQGDIQKRYCSDIRRDNERCLKAMLDYGVQKVTPTPAAMAVIQKRAMKVYDDMSGNMYPVELLKEVRRYLDSYRKGKPATVKASVPKPERAEVADKAHAAEIAKAHAATVEAQKKAGGEAKAEVAASAPGQKLSAWEERKRQIFEVQKMLKGMGLYDDDVDGIIGPNTREAVMKYQKQKGLAETGSVDKRLLRHMGVIK; this comes from the coding sequence ATGAGAACCATAAAACCGCTGTGCATCCCATTGGTGATGATTCTGGCCCTGGCCTTCTCGGTCGCGGCCGTTCCAGAGGCCCAGGCCGCAAAAACGGCACTCAAGATAGCCACCCTGGCCCCCAAGGACCTCGGCTGGGCGGTTTCCTTCCAGAAATACATAAACCCCTGGCTCCAGCGCGGAACCAACGACACCGTCGCCATAAAGGTGTTCTGGGGCGGCGTCATGGGTAACGACGACGACTACCTGCGCAAGATGAGGGTGGGCCAGCTCCAGGGCGCAGGTCTTTCAGGCCAGGGTTCCACCAAGGCCTGCCCCGAATTTTCGGTTGTGGGCCTTCCCTTCCTCTTCAACAATTACGATGAGGTCGATTACATCCGCTCCATGATGTTCGCCACCTTCGACTATTACTTCACCGAAAGCGGCTACAAGCTCTTTTTGTGGATAGACCAGGACTTCGACCTTTTCTATTCCACCAAGTACAGGTTCGACAAGCTGGAGGACTTCAAGGCCGCCCGGATTTTAACATGGTACGGTCCCCAGGAAGCCACCATGCTGAGGGCCCTTGGCGCAAGCCCGGTACCCCTGGCCGTTACGGACGCTCCGGCGTCCAAGCGCGCCGGCATCATCGACACCAACATCGCACCGGCCATCTGGCAGGTGGGAAGCCAGCTTTACACGATCGATAAATACGTCAACACTATGAAAATCCGCTACTCCCCCGCCACGGTGGTTCTGACCAACGCGGCCTGGGATGCGATCCCCGAAAAGTACCAGGACAAGCTCATGGACGAGCAGGGCGACATCCAGAAGCGTTACTGCTCGGATATCCGCCGCGACAACGAGCGCTGCTTAAAGGCCATGCTGGATTACGGCGTACAGAAGGTGACGCCCACGCCTGCCGCCATGGCTGTCATTCAAAAAAGGGCCATGAAGGTCTACGACGACATGAGCGGCAACATGTACCCGGTTGAGCTTTTAAAGGAAGTCCGCCGCTATCTCGATTCCTACCGCAAGGGAAAGCCCGCCACAGTAAAGGCCTCGGTTCCGAAGCCCGAACGGGCTGAAGTAGCGGACAAGGCTCACGCGGCGGAAATCGCCAAGGCCCACGCAGCGACCGTCGAAGCGCAAAAAAAAGCCGGAGGCGAGGCGAAGGCGGAGGTTGCAGCGTCTGCCCCTGGCCAGAAGCTCTCAGCCTGGGAGGAGCGCAAGCGCCAGATTTTCGAGGTCCAGAAAATGCTGAAAGGCATGGGCCTTTACGATGATGACGTTGACGGAATAATAGGGCCCAACACCAGGGAGGCCGTCATGAAATACCAGAAGCAGAAGGGCCTTGCCGAAACGGGCTCCGTAGACAAAAGACTCCTTCGCCACATGGGTGTAATCAAATAA
- a CDS encoding SDR family oxidoreductase yields the protein MNYFVTGATGFIGKYLVKNLLARPEATVYILVRKGSKAKLEGLAKQWWQGASERLVPVSGDITKPKLGVSGPALAKMKGKIDHFFHLAAIYDMTLKDEAIQEQTNVNGTRQAVKLAEAIGAGCFHHVSSIAAAGLYKGVWREDMFEQATNYEQPYFRTKHMSEGVVRKECSIPYRIYRPGIVVGHSTTGEIDKIDGPYYLFKFLQKLRDTIPRWVPLVGLEGSRINIVPVDYVANAMDFLAHKPDLDGRCFHLTDPAPLRVGELMNLFAKAAHSPLFTMRIDAQFFKLIPRWLIQGIASLPPTHRIIDAILADIAVPRHMLSYFYYPTKFDCQDTIKELKGSGIACPALEDYGFRLWDYWERNLDPDLFKDRSLKGAVKDRVILITGASSGIGKATALKVAAAGGKVLLVARTLSHLEETKAEIEEKGGKAFIYPADLSDINSCESLVERVLKEQGSVDILINNAGRSIRRSIALSYNRFHDYERCMQVNFYGALKLILGFLPKMAENQRGHIINISSIGVQVQPPRFSAYVASKSALEAFTRIAQPEFLDKNVYFTIINMPLVRTPMIGPTKFYEHVPTLKADDAAEMICQAIVEKPKRIATRLGIFGQAVNTLLPKVGDIIQNTSYHLFPDSKAASGDKDAKDAVPSAEAVMFATLMRGVHW from the coding sequence ATGAATTATTTTGTCACGGGCGCCACAGGCTTTATCGGAAAGTACCTGGTCAAAAACCTCCTCGCCCGCCCCGAAGCCACCGTCTATATTCTTGTCCGCAAAGGCAGCAAGGCCAAGCTGGAAGGCCTTGCGAAACAATGGTGGCAGGGCGCGTCCGAACGCCTGGTGCCGGTGTCCGGGGACATCACCAAGCCGAAACTGGGGGTGTCGGGGCCGGCCCTTGCGAAGATGAAGGGCAAGATCGACCACTTCTTTCATCTGGCCGCCATCTATGACATGACCCTGAAAGACGAGGCCATCCAGGAACAAACCAACGTCAACGGCACCCGGCAGGCGGTGAAACTTGCCGAGGCCATCGGCGCGGGCTGTTTCCACCACGTGAGTTCCATCGCGGCAGCCGGGCTTTACAAGGGGGTGTGGCGGGAGGACATGTTCGAGCAGGCCACGAACTACGAACAGCCCTATTTCCGCACGAAACATATGTCCGAGGGCGTGGTGCGAAAGGAATGCTCAATTCCTTACAGAATCTACCGCCCAGGAATCGTGGTGGGCCACTCCACGACCGGCGAGATAGACAAGATCGACGGGCCCTACTACCTTTTCAAGTTCCTTCAGAAACTCCGGGACACCATACCCCGCTGGGTTCCCCTTGTTGGCCTCGAAGGCTCGCGCATCAACATCGTGCCCGTGGATTACGTGGCCAACGCCATGGATTTTCTGGCCCACAAGCCGGACCTCGACGGGCGCTGCTTCCACCTCACCGACCCGGCCCCGCTTCGGGTTGGCGAGCTCATGAACCTTTTCGCCAAGGCGGCCCACTCACCCCTTTTCACCATGCGCATAGACGCCCAGTTCTTCAAGCTCATCCCCCGCTGGCTCATCCAGGGAATAGCGAGCCTTCCGCCCACCCACAGGATAATAGACGCCATTTTGGCGGATATCGCCGTGCCCCGGCACATGCTTTCCTATTTTTACTATCCCACCAAGTTCGACTGCCAGGACACCATAAAGGAACTCAAGGGTTCGGGGATCGCCTGCCCGGCCCTGGAAGACTACGGCTTCCGCCTCTGGGACTACTGGGAGCGCAATCTTGACCCCGACCTATTCAAGGACCGCTCCTTGAAAGGCGCTGTCAAGGACCGGGTGATTCTCATCACCGGGGCGTCATCGGGCATCGGAAAGGCCACGGCCCTCAAGGTGGCGGCGGCGGGCGGCAAGGTCCTCCTGGTGGCCCGCACCCTTTCCCACCTGGAGGAAACCAAGGCCGAAATCGAGGAAAAGGGCGGCAAGGCCTTCATCTACCCGGCTGACCTTTCCGATATCAACTCGTGCGAAAGCCTGGTGGAGAGGGTTCTGAAAGAGCAGGGATCGGTGGACATCCTCATCAACAACGCGGGCCGCTCCATCCGACGCTCCATAGCCCTTTCCTACAACCGCTTCCACGACTACGAGCGCTGCATGCAGGTCAATTTCTACGGGGCCCTCAAACTCATTCTTGGCTTCCTTCCCAAGATGGCGGAAAACCAGAGGGGCCACATCATCAACATCTCCTCCATCGGTGTGCAGGTACAGCCGCCGCGTTTTTCCGCCTACGTGGCCTCGAAATCCGCCCTGGAAGCCTTCACCCGCATCGCCCAACCGGAATTCCTTGATAAAAACGTCTATTTCACCATCATCAACATGCCCCTGGTGCGCACTCCCATGATAGGGCCCACCAAGTTCTACGAGCACGTACCGACCTTAAAGGCCGACGACGCGGCTGAAATGATCTGCCAGGCCATAGTGGAAAAGCCCAAGCGCATAGCCACCCGCCTGGGGATTTTCGGGCAGGCCGTCAACACCCTGCTTCCCAAGGTGGGCGACATCATCCAGAACACCAGCTACCACCTGTTCCCGGATTCCAAGGCGGCATCCGGCGACAAGGACGCCAAGGACGCCGTTCCATCAGCCGAAGCGGTTATGTTTGCCACACTCATGCGCGGCGTCCACTGGTAA
- a CDS encoding HAMP domain-containing histidine kinase, producing the protein MNVLIVDDEKVQIETLRRGLRSKGHSVFSALSAEEAMVRLEEKSSEIDFVITDYLLDGDDGLSLLRKIREKYGKLPVIMMTAYGEKKVLIDALRNGCNGFLEKPFTLDDLSAELARVQMSVIQNTPSYRIEEILPYLVHQVNNPLNAIMASAYLAMNKPYEKDALKVYMEHIISAINSIKDINKKIGLLSRPAEEYLEKVDLYALVESCARMFDELLVLKGVSFEGVEAAEGEYFVKGNAFELEQVFKNLILNAIDSMDGCVKKVLGISLGPGDEAGLAKAVIRDTGSGIGQENLDKIFNQYFTTKEQGTGLGLHVVKSIVEKHRGRVSVESALNRGTDFSVVLPLAEPG; encoded by the coding sequence ATGAATGTCCTTATTGTTGATGACGAAAAGGTCCAGATCGAGACCCTTCGCCGTGGTCTTCGGAGCAAGGGGCACAGCGTTTTCTCCGCGCTTTCGGCGGAAGAGGCCATGGTTCGCCTGGAAGAAAAGTCCTCGGAGATTGATTTCGTCATCACCGACTATCTTCTGGACGGAGACGACGGCCTGTCCCTTTTGCGGAAAATTCGGGAAAAATACGGAAAGCTGCCGGTCATAATGATGACCGCCTACGGCGAAAAAAAGGTGCTGATCGACGCCTTGCGCAACGGCTGCAACGGTTTCCTGGAAAAGCCCTTCACCCTTGACGACCTTTCCGCCGAACTGGCCCGCGTACAGATGAGCGTTATCCAGAACACGCCCAGCTACCGCATTGAGGAAATCCTGCCCTATCTGGTCCACCAGGTCAACAATCCCCTAAACGCCATCATGGCCTCGGCCTATCTTGCCATGAACAAGCCGTATGAGAAGGATGCGCTCAAGGTTTACATGGAGCACATCATTTCAGCCATCAACAGCATCAAGGACATAAACAAGAAGATCGGCCTCTTGAGCCGCCCAGCCGAGGAATACCTGGAAAAGGTGGACCTCTATGCCCTGGTGGAAAGCTGTGCGCGGATGTTCGATGAGCTTCTTGTATTGAAGGGCGTTTCCTTCGAGGGCGTGGAAGCCGCAGAGGGTGAATATTTTGTGAAAGGCAACGCCTTCGAGCTTGAGCAGGTTTTCAAGAATCTCATCCTGAACGCCATCGATTCCATGGACGGCTGCGTCAAAAAGGTTCTCGGCATAAGCCTGGGCCCCGGCGACGAAGCGGGCCTGGCAAAGGCCGTGATACGCGACACCGGATCGGGGATCGGGCAGGAGAACCTTGACAAAATCTTCAATCAGTATTTTACCACAAAGGAGCAGGGCACGGGCCTAGGCCTCCACGTGGTTAAAAGCATAGTGGAAAAACACCGTGGCAGGGTCTCGGTGGAAAGCGCTTTGAACAGGGGAACCGATTTTTCGGTGGTACTGCCGCTGGCTGAGCCCGGTTGA
- a CDS encoding sigma-54-dependent Fis family transcriptional regulator: protein MTDSILVVDDEPHFLDTIKRGLSLAGFRDVATESNPVAALARLEDGEKADLVLLDVSMPEMDGLTLLSRIRNLCPDTECIMVTAINDTRIAVDCIRRGAYDYLLKPVSREDLVFAVNRALERKRLLAVYSMGKAGDDVRDDLPEAFDPIVTRSPALIRVLREACLHAGSNVQSLITGESGTGKELLARAMHQASLRSDMPFTAINMASLAPTLFDAEFFGHTRGAFTGAQSERKGYLETTHRGTLFLDEIGHLPLELQGKLLRVFQEGEYMKLGTSRVMKADIRFIAATNADLTALVESGQFRKDLYYRLKGAWLNLPSLRERREDIPLLVSDFMAKKSGGEGRAGITQEAMNLLMAYDFPGNVRELQSIVASAMNLARKGDITAQCIPAYVHESARVAPTPCRPVAGKAESLFAVEKNHIVSVFESTGRNKMQTARILDIGLNTLRRKLKTYGLD from the coding sequence ATGACCGATTCAATTTTGGTGGTCGACGACGAACCGCACTTCCTGGACACCATCAAAAGGGGCCTGTCCTTGGCCGGTTTTCGGGACGTGGCCACCGAGAGCAACCCGGTTGCCGCCCTGGCCCGCCTGGAAGATGGCGAAAAGGCCGACCTGGTTCTTTTGGATGTAAGTATGCCGGAGATGGACGGGTTGACCCTTCTTTCCCGGATCAGGAACCTGTGCCCCGACACCGAATGCATAATGGTCACGGCCATCAACGACACCCGGATAGCGGTGGACTGCATAAGGAGGGGGGCCTACGACTACCTGTTAAAGCCCGTGAGTCGGGAGGACCTGGTTTTCGCCGTCAACAGGGCACTGGAGCGCAAGCGCCTCCTTGCCGTCTACAGCATGGGAAAGGCCGGTGACGACGTAAGGGACGACCTGCCGGAAGCCTTCGACCCCATTGTCACGCGCTCCCCGGCCCTGATACGGGTGCTCCGGGAGGCCTGCCTGCACGCCGGGAGCAATGTCCAAAGCCTGATCACGGGCGAAAGCGGCACCGGAAAGGAACTCCTGGCCAGGGCCATGCACCAGGCGAGCCTGAGAAGCGACATGCCCTTCACCGCCATCAACATGGCCTCCCTGGCTCCCACCCTTTTCGATGCGGAATTTTTCGGGCACACGCGCGGGGCATTTACCGGAGCCCAGTCCGAACGCAAGGGCTACCTGGAAACCACCCACCGGGGGACCCTCTTTCTGGACGAGATAGGCCATCTTCCCCTGGAACTCCAAGGGAAGCTCCTCAGGGTCTTCCAGGAAGGCGAATACATGAAGCTCGGCACCAGCCGGGTCATGAAGGCCGATATCCGCTTCATAGCCGCCACCAACGCAGACCTTACAGCCCTGGTGGAGTCGGGCCAGTTCAGGAAGGACCTCTACTACCGTCTCAAGGGGGCCTGGCTCAACCTGCCGTCCCTGCGGGAGCGAAGGGAGGATATACCGCTTCTGGTTTCGGATTTCATGGCTAAAAAAAGCGGCGGGGAAGGAAGGGCGGGGATCACCCAGGAGGCCATGAACCTTCTTATGGCTTACGATTTTCCGGGAAACGTGCGGGAGCTTCAGTCCATCGTAGCCTCGGCCATGAACCTGGCCCGGAAGGGAGACATAACGGCCCAGTGCATTCCGGCCTACGTGCACGAAAGCGCCAGGGTCGCCCCAACGCCCTGCCGCCCGGTTGCGGGCAAGGCAGAAAGCCTTTTTGCGGTGGAAAAAAACCACATCGTTTCAGTGTTCGAATCAACCGGGCGCAACAAGATGCAGACCGCCCGCATCCTCGACATAGGGCTCAACACCCTTAGGAGGAAACTCAAAACCTACGGCCTCGACTAG
- a CDS encoding response regulator encodes MKNAIESPPLSGMKLELLQFVAAEKEPTVARLRQVFLEELGSLPDSEIVERFEQELFKRREKSPPPARASKTAPLKILLADDEPIGRTRTEQALLRMGHQVILAGDGAEAWEIWKKNRVRMVVTDWMMPGMDGLTLCRNIREAEGSRYTYLVLVTVRDNPEDILEGRNAGADEFLAKPFTDDELYVRVAAGARILSIQSREGVIFSMAKLVESRDPDTANHLERFRFFALTITGALAAMPSPPDVIDQLFTENIFLTSVLHDIGKVHVPESVLLKPGRLNETEFELVTRHCMAGRDALNDAASWDPNADYLRMAAEIAFTHHEKFDGSGYPQGLKGAAIPLSGRIAALCDVYDALVNKRPHKEPYSHETAKTFIQEQAGKHFDPMIVEAFLACEEKFRNIQKMFQPRPAEVPSVTSVKNKENEK; translated from the coding sequence ATGAAAAACGCCATTGAAAGCCCGCCCCTTTCCGGCATGAAGCTCGAACTTCTGCAGTTCGTCGCCGCCGAAAAGGAGCCAACGGTGGCCAGGCTGCGCCAAGTGTTTCTGGAAGAGCTTGGCAGCCTGCCCGACTCAGAAATTGTCGAGCGCTTTGAACAGGAGCTTTTCAAGCGCCGGGAGAAATCGCCTCCGCCCGCCAGGGCCTCGAAGACCGCGCCCCTGAAGATTCTTCTGGCCGACGACGAGCCCATAGGCAGAACCCGCACAGAGCAGGCCCTTTTGCGCATGGGCCATCAGGTGATCCTTGCGGGCGACGGGGCCGAGGCATGGGAGATATGGAAAAAAAACCGGGTACGGATGGTGGTTACGGACTGGATGATGCCGGGCATGGACGGCCTGACCCTCTGCCGGAACATACGCGAGGCCGAGGGGAGCCGATATACCTACCTGGTCCTGGTCACGGTGCGGGACAACCCCGAAGACATCCTTGAAGGCCGAAACGCCGGGGCCGACGAGTTTCTGGCCAAGCCCTTCACCGACGACGAGCTTTACGTGCGAGTGGCGGCGGGCGCGAGAATCCTTTCCATCCAGTCAAGGGAGGGCGTCATCTTTTCCATGGCCAAGCTGGTGGAATCGCGCGATCCCGATACGGCGAACCACCTGGAGCGCTTCCGCTTTTTCGCCCTAACCATCACCGGCGCGCTTGCAGCCATGCCCTCCCCTCCGGACGTGATAGACCAGCTTTTCACGGAAAACATCTTTCTCACAAGCGTCCTCCACGACATAGGCAAGGTCCACGTGCCTGAGAGCGTGCTTTTAAAGCCCGGGCGCCTCAACGAAACCGAGTTCGAACTGGTGACAAGGCATTGCATGGCGGGGCGCGACGCCCTGAACGACGCGGCGTCCTGGGACCCCAACGCGGACTACCTGCGCATGGCCGCAGAAATCGCCTTCACCCATCATGAAAAATTCGACGGTTCAGGATATCCCCAGGGCCTGAAGGGCGCGGCAATACCTCTTTCCGGCAGGATCGCGGCCCTTTGCGACGTTTACGACGCTCTGGTCAACAAGCGGCCCCACAAGGAGCCCTATTCCCACGAAACCGCCAAAACCTTCATACAGGAGCAGGCGGGCAAACACTTCGACCCCATGATCGTGGAAGCCTTTCTCGCCTGCGAGGAAAAATTCAGGAACATCCAGAAAATGTTCCAGCCGAGACCGGCAGAGGTTCCGTCCGTTACATCCGTCAAAAACAAGGAGAACGAAAAATGA
- a CDS encoding response regulator, producing the protein MKGRLVKTGGPIPILVADDNPVNLMLTREILESSGYSVDTAENGRQAVEAFLKKRYACVLMDAEMPVMGGMEAVRAIRDAEEKNPVEGQARISIACITAHPETDFCERAIRAGFDNCIKKPVDYSDLLTKLAEWTKIDQGCGRIPECCGPDAQGGEAVFDLSKALVQFGNDRELLVRLVSTFLKNAATQISIIEKANRAEDLAAMIHEAHSIRGAGVTLAAARLSKAAAALERAASEGRSNSFGELILELRQSLAGFGEHVRNLNLIMDEK; encoded by the coding sequence TTGAAAGGACGGCTGGTGAAAACAGGCGGGCCGATTCCCATACTCGTTGCCGACGACAACCCAGTCAACCTCATGCTGACCAGGGAAATCCTGGAATCGTCCGGTTACTCGGTTGACACAGCCGAAAACGGGCGGCAGGCCGTTGAGGCGTTTTTGAAAAAGCGCTACGCTTGCGTGCTCATGGACGCCGAAATGCCCGTCATGGGAGGCATGGAGGCGGTCCGGGCCATCAGGGATGCGGAGGAAAAAAATCCGGTTGAAGGGCAGGCAAGGATTTCCATAGCCTGCATTACGGCCCATCCCGAAACCGATTTCTGCGAAAGGGCCATTCGGGCCGGTTTCGACAATTGCATCAAAAAGCCCGTCGATTACTCCGATCTCTTGACCAAACTGGCCGAATGGACCAAAATTGATCAAGGCTGCGGACGGATTCCGGAGTGCTGCGGGCCGGACGCCCAGGGAGGGGAGGCCGTCTTCGACCTTTCAAAAGCCCTTGTTCAGTTCGGCAACGACCGGGAGCTTCTGGTCAGGCTCGTGTCAACCTTCCTGAAAAATGCGGCGACGCAGATTTCCATCATCGAGAAAGCCAACAGGGCGGAGGACCTGGCCGCCATGATCCACGAGGCCCATTCCATAAGGGGCGCAGGCGTTACCCTGGCTGCGGCCCGGCTCTCCAAGGCGGCTGCCGCGCTTGAAAGGGCCGCCTCGGAAGGAAGAAGTAATTCGTTCGGGGAATTGATCCTTGAACTCAGGCAAAGCCTTGCAGGTTTTGGGGAACATGTACGCAATTTGAACCTCATCATGGATGAAAAATGA